A single Alcanivorax borkumensis SK2 DNA region contains:
- a CDS encoding fimbrial protein — MNNFTRIISIAAISGISSIAIANTGEVIFNGVVSDTTCTLDVSQQGIAQADNTVTLDPITTAEFLASDTAYKATGFSLVATDAGSATCNLTGKGASVQWTGQLYVGHNILQNIATGGAANVGMQLLESDGTTPVTVNGSPSIIADASGASLDFNVGYAATDATAVTEGQVRSIANYSIVFN, encoded by the coding sequence ATGAACAATTTCACTCGCATCATATCCATCGCCGCTATCAGCGGCATCAGCTCAATCGCCATAGCCAACACCGGTGAAGTAATTTTCAACGGGGTGGTCAGCGACACAACGTGCACGTTGGATGTCTCCCAACAAGGGATCGCCCAAGCAGATAACACCGTCACTCTGGATCCAATTACTACCGCCGAGTTCCTAGCTTCAGATACCGCCTACAAGGCAACCGGATTCTCCCTTGTTGCTACCGATGCAGGCTCTGCGACATGTAATCTGACCGGCAAAGGCGCCTCCGTACAGTGGACAGGTCAACTTTATGTCGGTCATAACATCCTGCAAAACATCGCTACTGGCGGTGCTGCCAATGTTGGCATGCAGCTGCTTGAATCTGATGGCACAACACCAGTAACCGTTAATGGCTCTCCATCGATCATTGCCGATGCTTCAGGTGCGAGTCTTGACTTCAATGTAGGCTATGCCGCCACTGACGCTACCGCAGTAACAGAAGGTCAGGTTCGCTCCATCGCCAACTACTCAATTGTTTTTAACTGA
- a CDS encoding TrkH family potassium uptake protein yields the protein MHFALISKILGLLLVVFSFTMMPPVAVSYWYQEGSETPFLISFVITLALGLSLWLPFFRNKSELQTRDGFLVVTLFWSVLGVIGALPLIISDDVPVGFTDAVFESISGLTTTGATILSGIDFLPKSILYYRQQLQWLGGMGVVVLAVAILPMLGIGGMQLYKAEIPGPMKDTKLTPRIAETAKALWFIYLFITIACAVLYWAFGMTVFDAICHSFSTVATGGFSTHDASMAYWDNALIDWTATIFILIGGLNFALHFAVWRGRSLLAYLRDPEFRFFIGLFLIYTAIITVGLLFFHYDFTVDDALRHSAFQVASFSTGTGLTSTNAAAFPGFIPFLLVFTSFIGGCAGSTGGGMKAVRAALVYHHSIRELRRLIYPNGVFALRFGRQTIPDRVLQAVWGFVGVYIAISVIFTLLFTMTGMDLTTAVSAVAASLNNLGVGIGQVGGGFANITDSAKWMMTVLMVAGRLEIFTLLVLFTPMFWKQ from the coding sequence ATGCACTTCGCGTTAATTTCGAAAATCCTCGGTCTGCTGCTCGTCGTCTTCAGCTTTACCATGATGCCGCCAGTGGCAGTGTCATATTGGTATCAGGAAGGCAGTGAAACCCCCTTTCTAATTTCCTTTGTGATTACCCTAGCGCTTGGGTTGAGCCTTTGGCTGCCGTTCTTTCGTAATAAATCAGAGTTACAGACCCGTGACGGCTTCCTGGTGGTCACTCTTTTCTGGTCGGTACTGGGTGTAATCGGGGCACTACCGCTAATCATCAGCGATGACGTGCCGGTGGGATTCACCGATGCGGTATTCGAATCCATATCCGGCCTAACCACCACCGGCGCCACCATTCTGTCGGGAATCGATTTCCTGCCCAAATCCATTCTGTACTACCGCCAGCAGCTGCAGTGGCTCGGCGGCATGGGCGTAGTAGTATTAGCCGTAGCGATTTTGCCCATGCTTGGCATCGGCGGCATGCAGCTATACAAGGCCGAAATTCCCGGCCCCATGAAAGATACCAAACTGACCCCGCGCATTGCGGAAACCGCCAAGGCGCTTTGGTTTATCTATCTGTTCATTACCATTGCTTGCGCCGTCCTTTACTGGGCGTTTGGCATGACTGTTTTTGATGCCATCTGCCACAGCTTTAGTACCGTCGCCACCGGAGGCTTTTCCACCCACGATGCCTCCATGGCCTACTGGGATAATGCCCTTATCGATTGGACAGCCACCATTTTTATTCTTATCGGCGGGCTCAACTTCGCCTTGCACTTTGCCGTATGGCGAGGCCGGTCACTGCTGGCTTATCTACGAGACCCAGAGTTCCGCTTTTTCATCGGCTTATTCCTGATCTACACCGCCATCATTACTGTCGGCCTGCTGTTCTTTCATTATGATTTTACCGTGGATGACGCCCTGCGCCATTCCGCCTTCCAAGTAGCCTCGTTCAGTACCGGTACCGGGCTGACCAGCACCAACGCTGCAGCCTTCCCTGGGTTTATTCCCTTCTTGTTGGTATTTACCAGCTTTATTGGCGGCTGTGCCGGCTCAACCGGCGGCGGCATGAAAGCCGTACGCGCAGCGCTGGTTTACCACCACAGCATTCGCGAACTACGTCGACTCATTTACCCCAACGGCGTGTTTGCTTTGCGCTTCGGACGTCAAACGATTCCCGACAGGGTGCTCCAAGCAGTATGGGGCTTTGTGGGTGTTTATATCGCTATTTCGGTTATTTTTACCCTACTGTTTACTATGACCGGCATGGACCTAACCACTGCTGTCAGCGCCGTGGCGGCCAGCCTCAACAACCTAGGAGTGGGTATCGGCCAGGTAGGTGGCGGCTTTGCCAATATCACCGACAGCGCCAAATGGATGATGACCGTACTAATGGTCGCCGGACGGCTGGAAATCTTTACTCTACTAGTGCTATTCACGCCGATGTTCTGGAAGCAGTAA
- the trkA gene encoding Trk system potassium transporter TrkA, giving the protein MKIIILGAGQVGGTLAENLANERNDITVIDTDDERLRELGDRLDIGTVRGMGCYPAVLKNAGAEDADMLIAVTNSDEVNMIACQVAYSLFRTPSKIARIRTAHYTSRSEKLFNENALPIDVIISPEQVVTDYIKRLIEHPGALQVVNFAGGRVQLVAVRAYYGGPLVGNELRELRTHMPNVDTRVAAIFRRGRPIIPEGNTVIEADDEVFFIAAKNDIRAVMSELRRLEHNYKRIIIAGGGNIGYRLAKTIQHRYNVKVLERMPKRAEWLGEKLHQTVVLQGLATDRDELLKANIENTDVFCALTNDDEANIMASLLAKRLGARKVMTLISNPAYVDLVQGHDIDIAISPQQSTIGSLLSHVRRGDVVNVYSLRRGAAEAIEAIAHGDAKSSKVVGRAIDEIDLPEGTTIGAVVRGEKVLIAHDHVVIEPNDHVILFLIDKRRTRDVEKLFQVGFTFF; this is encoded by the coding sequence ATGAAAATTATTATTCTCGGTGCTGGCCAAGTCGGCGGTACTCTGGCCGAAAACCTGGCCAATGAACGCAACGACATCACCGTCATCGACACCGATGATGAGCGCCTGCGCGAGCTGGGCGACCGGCTAGATATCGGCACAGTACGCGGCATGGGCTGCTACCCGGCCGTACTCAAGAATGCCGGCGCTGAAGATGCGGACATGCTCATCGCGGTGACCAACTCTGACGAGGTCAACATGATTGCCTGTCAGGTGGCCTACTCCCTATTCCGCACACCCTCCAAGATCGCCCGCATTCGTACCGCCCACTACACCAGCCGCTCGGAAAAACTGTTCAACGAAAATGCCCTGCCCATTGATGTAATCATCAGCCCCGAACAGGTGGTAACCGATTACATCAAGCGTCTGATTGAACACCCAGGTGCCCTGCAGGTAGTAAACTTTGCCGGCGGCCGAGTACAACTGGTCGCTGTGCGGGCCTATTACGGCGGCCCACTGGTGGGCAACGAATTACGCGAATTGCGCACACACATGCCCAACGTGGATACCCGCGTGGCGGCTATTTTCCGTCGTGGCCGCCCCATCATCCCGGAAGGCAACACGGTTATCGAAGCCGATGATGAAGTGTTTTTCATCGCTGCCAAAAATGATATCCGTGCCGTTATGAGTGAACTGCGTCGGTTAGAACATAACTACAAGCGCATCATTATCGCTGGCGGCGGCAATATTGGTTACCGCCTAGCCAAAACTATTCAGCATCGCTACAACGTTAAAGTCCTTGAGCGCATGCCCAAACGGGCTGAATGGCTGGGTGAAAAACTACACCAAACAGTGGTGCTGCAAGGGTTGGCCACCGACCGAGACGAACTACTCAAAGCCAACATCGAAAACACCGATGTATTCTGCGCGCTGACCAACGATGACGAAGCCAACATCATGGCCTCACTGCTGGCAAAACGACTGGGCGCTCGTAAAGTGATGACCCTGATTTCCAACCCGGCCTATGTAGATCTGGTACAAGGGCATGACATTGACATCGCCATCTCGCCTCAGCAGTCCACCATTGGTAGTCTGCTTAGCCATGTGCGCCGAGGCGATGTAGTCAATGTTTATTCCCTTCGCCGGGGCGCGGCAGAAGCCATCGAAGCGATTGCCCACGGCGACGCCAAGTCATCCAAAGTGGTGGGGCGCGCCATTGATGAAATTGACCTGCCAGAAGGCACCACCATTGGTGCCGTAGTGCGCGGCGAAAAAGTGCTGATTGCCCACGACCATGTGGTGATCGAACCGAACGATCACGTCATCCTGTTCCTGATCGATAAACGCCGAACCCGAGACGTGGAAAAACTATTCCAGGTCGGCTTTACGTTTTTTTAG